The nucleotide window CGAGGGCCGCCCACCTGTCCCGGATCGCACCCCGCACCGCGTGCGCACCGGTCGCCGGCGACCAGTAGACCGACCCACCCTGGAAGTGCGTCACCGCACCTCCGCGCAACGCGACCTCGTCGGCCGTCGGGTAGCCGAGCGTCCCGTCCTGCCAGCCGAGGGCCGCCCACCTGTCCCGGATCGCACCGCGCACGAGGTGCGCACCGGTGCCCGGCGACCAGTAGAGCGAGCCGCCCTCGAAGTGGGCCACCGCTCCGTCGCGCAGGGTGACCTGGTCGGTGACCGGGAAGCCCAACTGGTCGAAGGCGTCGTCATCATCGAGCCAGCGGTCCTCGACCGGCCCGGTGAGCCAGTGGGCGCCGGTGGTCGGCGTCCAGTACATCGTCCCGCCCTGGAACTCCTGGTAGCAGCCGTCCTCGGGCAGCTCGCCGCACGTCTCCTGGCCGAGCACTCCACCCAGGGGACCGGCGGATCCGCCGGCAGCCTCGTAGGCCTCGCCGATCGCCCCTCCGGACAGCAGAGGACCCGAGGGGACCGGGACCGGCTGCGGGGCCCACGGGGGCGTCGGCTCCCCGGCTCCGGGGGCCACCGGGGAGGTCGGCGCGCTCTGCCGGCTCTCACCGGCTGCGTTGGTGGCGGTGACCGTGAACGTGTAGGCCGTCCCCTGGGTCAGGTCCCGTACCCAGGCGGCACGTCCCGGCGACTCCAGGAGCACCTCGTAGCGCACCGGTTGCGGCACCGCGGACCCGCTCGCGTAGGCCCGGAGCGTGTAGCTGTCGATCGGGTAGCCGTTGCCTGCCGGGACCGGCCAGCTCACCAGCACGCTGCCGGGGAGCGGAGACGCCGTCACGGACGAGGGCGGGTCGGGAACGGCTCCGCCGGTGGTGTGCGTGGTGAGGGGGACGCTCGGGTACCCGGGTCCGACCTCGTTGGCGGCGGTCACCGACACCCGGTAGATCGAGCTGCGCACCAGCCCGGTCACCCGAGTGGTGGTCACTGCGCCGGGGACCGTCACGCTGACGGTGTCGGACTCGACGCCGGCCCGCCACACACCTGCGGTGACCGTGTAGGACGTCGGGGACCCGCCCTCCGCCGAGGGCGCGGTCCACGAGACGGTCAGGCTCTCGTCGTCGCCGGACGCGGTGACCCCGGTCGGCACGTCCGGGACGGCGACGGCCGCAGCACCAGGGGCCCCGACGACGTCCGGCTGCCCGCCGGACCCGGCCGGTGCGGCACCGGCCGGGGACGCCGTGAGCAGCAACGGTCCGGTGACCAGGAACGCGGCCAGGGCCAGCAGCGAGGCTCGGCTGCGCCTCGGGGGGTGGTGACGCGACATGAGCTGGACAGTAACGGCGAGGTTCCCGCAGGTCAGTGCGGCGAGCCGTGTCCTGCGGGGAGAGTCGCTCAGCGGTAGCGGACGACGGCGCCGGCCGCCGGGCTCCAGTCGATCGAGCCGCCCGCGAAGTCCGAGCGCACCCCACCGGGGACGGCGTACTCCTCGCTGCGGGGGTAGCCCAGCCGAGAGTCCTGCCAGCCCAGCGACGCCCATCGGTCACGGATGGCACCGCGGACGGCGTGTGCGCCGTTCGCCGGCGACCAGTACACCGACCCGCCCTGGAAGTGGTTCACCGCTCCCCCGGCCAGCCGGACCTCGTCGGTGGTCGGGTAGCCCAGCGACCCGACCTCCCAGCCGTTGGCCGCCCAGCGGTCCCGGATGGCACCGCGGACGACGTGGGCGCCGGTGGCCCCGGACCAGTAGACCGACCCGCCCTGGAAGACGTTCGCCGCTCCGCCGGCCAGGGTGACCTCGTCGGTGGTCGGGTAGCCCAGCGACCCGACCTCCCAGCCGTTGGCCGCCCACCGGTCGCGGATCGCACCGCGCACCATGTGCGCCCCGGTGGCTCCCGACCAGTAGATCGACCCGCCCTGGAAGACGTTCGCCGCTCCGCCGGCCAGGGTGACCTCGTCGGTGGTCGGGTAGCCCAGCGGGCCCGCCTGCCATCCCAGCGCCGCCCACCTGTCGCGGACGGCGCCGCGCACCGCGTGCGCGCCGGTGGCCGGGGAGAAGTAGACCGACCCACCCTGGAAGTGGTTCACCGCACCGCCGGCGAGCGTCGTCTCGTCGGTGACCGGGTACCCCAGCGATCCGTTGACGCCGCCCAGGGCCGCCCACCGTCCGGCGACGGCCCCACGGACCCAGTGCGCCCCCGTCGCCGGTGACCAGTACACGCTCCCGCCGGTGAACTCGCGGGAGCACCCGCCGCCGGCGAGACCGCAGACCTCCTCGGTGCGCGGGGCACCGAGCGGGCCCCGGACGCCGCCGCTCGCGTCGTAGGCACGCTGGACCGGGCTCGCGGCCACCGGCACGACCGGCGCGCTGGTCTCGCTGACCGGCCCCTGGCCCGCCGCGTTGACCGCCGCCACCTGGACCGAGTAGGCCGTGCCGTTGGTCAGCCCCGGCACGACCGCCGTCGTGGCGCCCGTCGTTCGGACCACGATGTCACCGGGTGAGGTGTGGACGGTGTAGCCGGTGATCGGGCTGCCGTCGGAGGTCGCCGCCGTCCAGGACACCTCCAGCCGGCCGTCACCCGGCCGCACGGTCACCCCGGTGGGCATCGAGGGCGTCGTCGGGGCAGGCGGCGCGTCGGCCGCTCGCAGCAGCTCGTAGCCGTCGATCAGCCCGAAGCCGGTGTCGTCGTCCCGACCGGGGGTCTCGAGGTCGATGGCGGTGGCGATCACCGCTGCCCGGACGTCGGCCACCGTCGCCGCGGGGTGCCCCTGGCGGTAGCGGGCGAGGACGGCGGCCACGAAGGGCGCGGCCATGGAGGTGCCGCTGCGGTTGGCGTAGCCGGCCGGGCCGTTGGTGGACAGGATGCCCACGCCCGGCGCGGAGACGACGTTGGTCGGGCCGGAGTAGGAGAAGGAGGCCGACACGCGCTGGTCGTCGGTCGCGGACACCGCGATCACCCCCGGCGACGCGGCCGGGCAGTTGACCTGGTTGCCCGTCTGACGGTTGTTGCCCGCGGCGGCGACCACGACCACACCGTGGTCGACGGCGTACTGCACCGCGGTGTCGTACTGGGTGTTGCACGGCCCTGCGAGGCTCATGTTGATGACGTCGGCACCGTGGTCGACGGCGTGGATGATGCCGCTGGCCACCGTGGAGGACGTGCCCTGCCCGTTGGCGTCCAGCACCCGGACCGGCATGACCCGGGCGGCGCTGGCACCGGCGACGCCGATCCCGTTGCCCGACACCGCCGAGATCTCGCCGGCGACGTGCGTGCCGTGTCCCTGCACGTCGCGGCAGCCGTCACCGGCGGGGTCGGCGGTGGCCGCGTCCGGGGCGAAGTCCGCGCCCAGGTCGCACCGCACGCGTCCCGGCAGGTCCTCGTGGTCGGCGGCCACCCCGGTGTCCAGGACGGCGACGAGCTGGTCGGAGCCGTCGGGTGCGCCGAGGGGCGCGGGGTCCAGCCCGAGGTCGGCCAGTGCCCACTGCTGCGCGCGACCCGGGTCGCCGGCGTCGGCGATCTGCACCGGTGTGTCGACGGAGACGCTGACGACGCCGGGCTGGGCGCGGAGCTCGGCGCGGGTGGCCGCGACGTCGGCGGGCGGGACCTCCCGGGTCACCACCTCCGCGGAGTCGTCGGTGACGACGATGGCGCTGACCGCGGTGAGGTCACCGGCCGGGGCCTCGGTGGCGGACGGGACGCCCACCTCGGCCCGGGCGGGCACGCCGGTGAGCAGCGGGACCGTCAGGACGGCCAGCAGGGCGGCGGGCAGCACGGACCTCACGCGGGGCAGGCGCACGGGACACTCCTCGGTAGGCCGCCGACCCACCCGTGGGTCCGGGCAGGTCAGGCGGTCACCTCTGGTATCGACCGGGGAGGTCGCGGAGTGGAGCGCTGTCGCCCACCCGGGTGACTCAGCTGTGCTCGTCCTCGATCCCCATCAGCCGGCGCCCGGCCTCGGTGATGGAGCCCGACAGCGACGGGTAGATGGCGAAGGTCTGCGCCAGGTCGCCGGCCGTGAGCCCCTTGGTGACCGCCAGCGCGATCGGCAGGATCAGCTCCGAGGCGCCCGGGGACACGACCACGCCGCCGATGACGACGTCGGTGGAGCGCCGCGCGTAGAGCTTGATGAACCCGTCGCGCAGGTCGCCCATCTTGGCCCGGGCGTTGGTGGCCAGCGGCAGCCGGATCACCTCGACGTCGGCGCCGTCGGTGAGCGACTCCTCCTGCACCCCGACCGTGGCGATCTCCGGGTGGGTGAAGACGTTGGCCGCGACCGTCTTGAGCCGGATCGGCGAGACCGCCTCGCCGAGGGCGTGCCACATGGCGATCCGGCCCTGCATGGCCGCGACCGAGGCGAGCTGGAACACCCCGGTGACGTCGCCGGCGGCGTAGATGCCCGGCACCGACGTGCGGGAGACCCGGTCGACGACGATGTGCCCGGAGCGGGTGACGGCGACCCCGGCGGCCTCCAGGTTCAGCCCCTCGGTGTTGGGCACGGTGCCCACGGTCATCAGCGCGTGCGAGCCCTCGACGACGCGGCCGTCGGTGAGCTCGACCCGCACGCCCTTCTCGGTGCGCTCGACCTTCTCCGCGCGGCCCCGCTCGGCGATCCGTCCGCCGCGGGACTGGAACACCCGCTCGACCACGGCGGCGGCGTCGACGTCCTCACCGGGCAGCACCTGGTCGCGGGAGGAGACCAGGGTCACCGGGACGCCGGCCTCGAGGTAGCCGGAGGCGAACTCCGCACCGGTGACGCCGGAGCCGACGACCACGAGGTGCTCGGGCATCTCGTCGAGGTCGTACACGTCGCGCCAGGACAGGATCCGCTCGCCGTCGGGCTCCGCGCCGGGCAGCACCCGCGGGTCGGCGCCGGTGGCCAGCAGGACGACGTCGCCGGCGATCTCCTCGGCGACCCCGCCGTCGCGGTCGAGCACCTGCACCCGGTGGGCGGCCAGCCCCGGCTCCTGGTCGGCCAGCCGGGCCTGCGCGGTGACCACGCGGACGCCCTCGGACTCAAGCCGGGCGTGGATGTCGGCGGACTGGGCCATCGCCAGGCCCCTGATCCGCTGGTTGACCGCGGCCAGGTCGAGGCTGACGGTGTCCAGGTCGGTGCCGCGCAGACCCAGGACCGCGGAGTCGCGCACCGAGGTCATCGCCCCGGCGGAGGCGATGAAGGTCTTGGACGGGACGCAGTCGGTGAGCACGCTGGCCCCGCCGATGCCGTCGCGTTCGACGACGGTGACGTCCGCACCCAGGGAGACGGCGACGAGCGCGGCCTCGTAGCCGGCCGGGCCACCGCCGATGATCACGATGCGGGTCATGGTTCCTCCTCCGAACGGGACAGCCTGCCCAGTGTCCCAGTTCTGGGCGCCCCTGTCGGCCACCACGCGGGCAGCCCCGGCCGGGGCTGGCTAGGCTCCCGGGGATGGGCCTCTACGCCGCGTACGGCTCGAACATGGACCCCGCCCAGATGCGGCAGCGCTGCCCCTCGGCACCGTTCTCCGGCACCGGCTGGATCCCCGGCTGGCGCCTGACCTTCGGCGCGGAGGACGTGGGCTGGGAGGGCGCCCTGGCGACCCTGGTGCCCGACGAGGGCGCCGACGGCTCCGGGGTGTTCGTCGCGCTCTACGACCTCACCGCCGCCGACGAGGCCGCGCTGGACGCCTGGGAGGGCGCCGACCACGGCCTGTACCGCAAGGTCCGGCTGCGCGTGCACACCCTGGCCGGCGACGTGGTGGCCTACGCCTACGCGCTGGACGCCTTCGAAGGCGGGCTGCCCTCGGCGCGCTACCTGGGCGCGATCGCCGACGCCGCGGAGGCCGCCGGCGCCCCCGCGGACTACCTGACCGGGCTGCGCCACCGCGACTGCCGCTCGATCGACAGCTGACCCGCCCGCGGGCGGGTCAGCTGCCGCAGGTCAGCTCGCGGCAGCGGTGAGCTGCTGCCGCTCGTCCTCGCGCTTCTCGTCCCGCCAGCGGGACATCACGTTGGTGGCGGTGGCCCAGATCAGCAGGACGGCGAACAGCGCCAGGGACATGTTGAACACGCGCGGCCAGCCCAGGTAGCCCAGGGTGGGCTCCCCGCCGGGGAACGTCGTGAACAGCAGCGCGACCGAGGCCATGATGCTGAACAGCAGCTCCTGCGGCCTGCCGGCGACGGCGAACAGCAGCACCGGCACGATCAGGTACCAGGGCCACACGACCGGGCCGACGGCGAGCACCGTGAGGATCACCCACGCGAGCACCCGGATCAGGCCCCAGCGGCGCAGCCGGGTCAGCAGCACCAGGCAGATCACCCCGCCGAGCAGGACGCCGAGCGAGCGGATCTTGTCCAACGGCGGGGCCACCGGGTCCAGCACCATCGCCAGGCTGGTCAGCGGGGAGAGCGGGATCAGCGCCTTGCCCGGCGAGGACAGGTTGTCCAGCCAGCCCCAGCCGTAGCCCGACAGCTGGGCGGCGACGACGAACGCGCCGCCACCGACCAGCCCGGACAGCACCAGCGCCTTGAGCTGGGCGAGCCGGCCCTGCTGGCGGCGGGCGTAGTCGACACCGATGACGAAGACGGCGATCAGCGCGGTGACCTTCACGCTGGCCCCGGCGGCGCAGCAGAGCACCGCCAGCAGCGGCCGGTCGGCCAGCGCGAGCAGGATGCCGGCCACCAGGAACACGAGCATGACGATGTCGTTGTGGCCGGCGGACACCCCGTTGACCAGCATCAGCGGGTTGACGATGCCCAGCCAGACCGCGCGGGTCGGGTCGACGCCGCAGCGCTCGGCGAGCTTCTTGGTCAGCACGGCCAGGGCCACCCAGGAGGCGACCGCGACGACCCGCAGCGCGACCAGGACCTGCAGCATGTGCTCGTTGAACAGGCTGGACAGCCCGGCGAGGAAGACGATGAACGGCGGGCTGTAGGGCGTGGGGCTGAACCGCCAGAACGGCTCGGCGCCGCGCACGGCCGGGATGTCACCGGCCGCACCGGGGCCGGCCAGGTAGGGGTCGACGCCGTGGTGCACCGAGGCGCCGATCGCGGTGTACGCGTACATGTCCGGGCTGAACAGCGGCGGGACGACGAGCAGCGGCACCACCCACACGCTGCCCAGGACCATCAGCGCCCTCACCGAGGTGCCGCGCCGCACGGCCAGGCCGGCCAGCAGCCAGGCGACCGCCCAGACGCCGAGCGCGGCGAAGTTCAGCACGATCGCCTGCGAGCGGCCCTGCTGCTCGGGGGCGAGGTCGGTGACCTCGAAGAACCAGAGGTCGTTGCGCGGCAGGCTCAGGCCGAGCACGTTGCCGGCGGCGGCCAGGTAGGTGGCGCCGGCCAGGCCGAGCAGGCCCGCGCCGACCAGCAGGAGGGTCGTCGTCCGGTCGCGGGCCGGGGCTTCTGCGTCGGCCCGCGCTGCGGTCCGCGGGGGCTCGACGATCGTCTGGGTGCTGACGGTCTTCTCCTGACTGGTCGACCCGGCGCCGGGGCGGCGGGCAGGTGCTGCGGGGCGGGGCGACGGCCCGGCGGATGGGCACCCGCCGCGCCGGTCCGGTCACGCGCGTCCCCACCGTGCGGGACCACCCGGCGGGGCGGCGAGCCGCGGCCTCGACCGG belongs to Modestobacter sp. L9-4 and includes:
- a CDS encoding NAD(P)H-quinone dehydrogenase yields the protein MVADRGAQNWDTGQAVPFGGGTMTRIVIIGGGPAGYEAALVAVSLGADVTVVERDGIGGASVLTDCVPSKTFIASAGAMTSVRDSAVLGLRGTDLDTVSLDLAAVNQRIRGLAMAQSADIHARLESEGVRVVTAQARLADQEPGLAAHRVQVLDRDGGVAEEIAGDVVLLATGADPRVLPGAEPDGERILSWRDVYDLDEMPEHLVVVGSGVTGAEFASGYLEAGVPVTLVSSRDQVLPGEDVDAAAVVERVFQSRGGRIAERGRAEKVERTEKGVRVELTDGRVVEGSHALMTVGTVPNTEGLNLEAAGVAVTRSGHIVVDRVSRTSVPGIYAAGDVTGVFQLASVAAMQGRIAMWHALGEAVSPIRLKTVAANVFTHPEIATVGVQEESLTDGADVEVIRLPLATNARAKMGDLRDGFIKLYARRSTDVVIGGVVVSPGASELILPIALAVTKGLTAGDLAQTFAIYPSLSGSITEAGRRLMGIEDEHS
- a CDS encoding gamma-glutamylcyclotransferase family protein; the protein is MGLYAAYGSNMDPAQMRQRCPSAPFSGTGWIPGWRLTFGAEDVGWEGALATLVPDEGADGSGVFVALYDLTAADEAALDAWEGADHGLYRKVRLRVHTLAGDVVAYAYALDAFEGGLPSARYLGAIADAAEAAGAPADYLTGLRHRDCRSIDS
- the mptB gene encoding polyprenol phosphomannose-dependent alpha 1,6 mannosyltransferase MptB, with the protein product MLGLSLPRNDLWFFEVTDLAPEQQGRSQAIVLNFAALGVWAVAWLLAGLAVRRGTSVRALMVLGSVWVVPLLVVPPLFSPDMYAYTAIGASVHHGVDPYLAGPGAAGDIPAVRGAEPFWRFSPTPYSPPFIVFLAGLSSLFNEHMLQVLVALRVVAVASWVALAVLTKKLAERCGVDPTRAVWLGIVNPLMLVNGVSAGHNDIVMLVFLVAGILLALADRPLLAVLCCAAGASVKVTALIAVFVIGVDYARRQQGRLAQLKALVLSGLVGGGAFVVAAQLSGYGWGWLDNLSSPGKALIPLSPLTSLAMVLDPVAPPLDKIRSLGVLLGGVICLVLLTRLRRWGLIRVLAWVILTVLAVGPVVWPWYLIVPVLLFAVAGRPQELLFSIMASVALLFTTFPGGEPTLGYLGWPRVFNMSLALFAVLLIWATATNVMSRWRDEKREDERQQLTAAAS
- a CDS encoding fibronectin type III domain-containing protein; translated protein: MSRHHPPRRSRASLLALAAFLVTGPLLLTASPAGAAPAGSGGQPDVVGAPGAAAVAVPDVPTGVTASGDDESLTVSWTAPSAEGGSPTSYTVTAGVWRAGVESDTVSVTVPGAVTTTRVTGLVRSSIYRVSVTAANEVGPGYPSVPLTTHTTGGAVPDPPSSVTASPLPGSVLVSWPVPAGNGYPIDSYTLRAYASGSAVPQPVRYEVLLESPGRAAWVRDLTQGTAYTFTVTATNAAGESRQSAPTSPVAPGAGEPTPPWAPQPVPVPSGPLLSGGAIGEAYEAAGGSAGPLGGVLGQETCGELPEDGCYQEFQGGTMYWTPTTGAHWLTGPVEDRWLDDDDAFDQLGFPVTDQVTLRDGAVAHFEGGSLYWSPGTGAHLVRGAIRDRWAALGWQDGTLGYPTADEVALRGGAVTHFQGGSVYWSPATGAHAVRGAIRDRWAALGWQDGTLGYPTTDEVGLGGGAVTHFQGGSVYWSPATGAHAVRGAIRDKWASQRWQGGPLGYPTTDEVVLAGGAVTHFQGGSVYWSPATGAHVVKGAVRDRWASLGWQDGVLGYPLTDETLLRPSTTNVVVHFQGGSIYFTPFTGAHAVWGAIRDRWASMGWQDSVLSYPTSEEYDVPGGRRSDFRFGSITWTPAKGAVSSR
- a CDS encoding S8 family serine peptidase; the protein is MRLPRVRSVLPAALLAVLTVPLLTGVPARAEVGVPSATEAPAGDLTAVSAIVVTDDSAEVVTREVPPADVAATRAELRAQPGVVSVSVDTPVQIADAGDPGRAQQWALADLGLDPAPLGAPDGSDQLVAVLDTGVAADHEDLPGRVRCDLGADFAPDAATADPAGDGCRDVQGHGTHVAGEISAVSGNGIGVAGASAARVMPVRVLDANGQGTSSTVASGIIHAVDHGADVINMSLAGPCNTQYDTAVQYAVDHGVVVVAAAGNNRQTGNQVNCPAASPGVIAVSATDDQRVSASFSYSGPTNVVSAPGVGILSTNGPAGYANRSGTSMAAPFVAAVLARYRQGHPAATVADVRAAVIATAIDLETPGRDDDTGFGLIDGYELLRAADAPPAPTTPSMPTGVTVRPGDGRLEVSWTAATSDGSPITGYTVHTSPGDIVVRTTGATTAVVPGLTNGTAYSVQVAAVNAAGQGPVSETSAPVVPVAASPVQRAYDASGGVRGPLGAPRTEEVCGLAGGGCSREFTGGSVYWSPATGAHWVRGAVAGRWAALGGVNGSLGYPVTDETTLAGGAVNHFQGGSVYFSPATGAHAVRGAVRDRWAALGWQAGPLGYPTTDEVTLAGGAANVFQGGSIYWSGATGAHMVRGAIRDRWAANGWEVGSLGYPTTDEVTLAGGAANVFQGGSVYWSGATGAHVVRGAIRDRWAANGWEVGSLGYPTTDEVRLAGGAVNHFQGGSVYWSPANGAHAVRGAIRDRWASLGWQDSRLGYPRSEEYAVPGGVRSDFAGGSIDWSPAAGAVVRYR